The Agarilytica rhodophyticola genome has a window encoding:
- a CDS encoding sensor histidine kinase, producing the protein MNIIKIKGLFWKIFFAFWITCVAMILATTYFVIYSVEDLDFNERRKQNAETVAQKIIKIYEINPKKINTLEKSIKRKNANFLSLKRQLGLERPIKITNDDELIFQFRPKGLQKGNNTSFEVVSDNGNTYTVTILLKATPRFFLTAIERLKTVQFILMLIASALVSLILSWSIIRPLKKLGKISRNYANSDMSLSIGEDLLFRGDEIGDLSRDFNFMIKEVEKNIQSQTRLMHDVSHELRAPLARIQAAVGLIDQKNTNEVRLVGQMNRECERIDQLIQSILEFSRIDKKDYKLSRIDMSETIRNQLENLKLEFPNKKTEYFETENMPIFIDGYEELVESAIENILRNACKYTPENTPIDIHLHQRKDSIEISIRDYGPGVLSYEKEKLLQPFFRSGNKMHTDGFGLGLSIVQKAMAQHRGELTLNNHPKGGLIVVLRFNKGADK; encoded by the coding sequence ATGAACATAATTAAGATAAAGGGCTTATTCTGGAAGATTTTCTTCGCTTTCTGGATTACTTGTGTCGCTATGATATTAGCGACCACCTATTTCGTTATATATTCTGTTGAAGATCTTGATTTTAATGAAAGGCGCAAACAAAATGCAGAAACTGTAGCCCAAAAAATTATTAAAATATATGAAATCAACCCTAAAAAAATTAACACATTAGAGAAATCGATAAAGCGTAAAAACGCTAATTTCTTGTCATTAAAACGCCAACTCGGCCTTGAGCGCCCGATAAAAATAACCAACGACGACGAACTAATATTTCAATTTCGACCTAAGGGCTTACAAAAAGGTAATAACACTTCATTTGAGGTAGTGAGTGATAATGGCAACACATATACAGTCACAATATTACTTAAAGCCACTCCCCGTTTTTTTCTAACCGCTATTGAGCGTCTGAAAACTGTACAGTTTATTCTTATGCTAATTGCTTCAGCCTTAGTTAGCTTGATTCTTAGTTGGAGTATCATAAGACCTCTTAAAAAGCTTGGAAAAATAAGCCGTAACTACGCTAATAGCGATATGAGTTTAAGTATTGGAGAAGACTTATTATTTCGCGGTGACGAAATTGGAGATTTGTCCCGCGACTTTAACTTTATGATTAAAGAAGTAGAGAAAAATATTCAATCTCAAACTCGTCTAATGCACGATGTATCTCACGAATTGAGAGCACCTCTGGCACGCATACAGGCTGCTGTCGGCTTGATCGACCAGAAAAACACTAATGAAGTGAGACTAGTAGGACAAATGAATAGAGAGTGCGAGCGTATAGACCAGTTAATTCAAAGCATACTAGAGTTCTCTCGTATTGATAAAAAGGATTATAAGCTAAGCCGTATCGATATGTCAGAAACAATAAGGAATCAGTTAGAAAACCTCAAACTAGAATTTCCCAATAAAAAAACCGAGTATTTCGAAACTGAAAATATGCCTATATTTATAGATGGCTACGAGGAGCTAGTGGAATCTGCAATAGAGAATATCTTACGCAATGCATGTAAATACACACCTGAAAATACGCCTATTGACATACATCTGCATCAACGAAAAGATTCTATTGAAATATCCATAAGAGACTACGGCCCTGGAGTATTAAGCTATGAAAAAGAGAAATTACTACAACCCTTTTTTCGATCGGGCAACAAAATGCACACGGATGGTTTTGGCCTGGGCTTAAGCATAGTACAAAAAGCGATGGCACAACACCGAGGTGAACTCACTCTTAATAATCACCCCAAAGGCGGGCTAATTGTAGTGCTTCGTTTCAACAAGGGGGCCGATAAATAA
- a CDS encoding Spy/CpxP family protein refolding chaperone, protein MKRVIWLIGSISVFVLALSAYANADSQHYFAFTGEQHIAKALALTDQQKSEIKRIRSELKNTRQELRSRARHKNLFALDPSDSDYSAQVSLLADEKAERMKTKMLAKANAEREIYQLLTPEQQEKFTALKQERRKVRKMAKRKARIEMKLRRKLSCHDTGDAICRCCAS, encoded by the coding sequence ATGAAAAGAGTTATTTGGCTTATCGGTTCTATATCAGTTTTTGTGCTGGCTCTGTCTGCTTATGCCAATGCTGATAGTCAACATTATTTCGCCTTTACGGGTGAGCAGCATATAGCAAAAGCATTGGCGCTTACAGACCAGCAAAAATCTGAAATAAAACGTATTCGATCTGAGCTTAAAAATACCCGGCAAGAGTTAAGAAGTAGGGCGCGGCATAAAAACCTGTTTGCCTTAGATCCCAGTGACTCAGATTATTCTGCGCAGGTGTCATTATTGGCCGATGAAAAAGCCGAGCGTATGAAAACTAAAATGCTTGCTAAAGCAAATGCTGAACGAGAAATTTATCAGTTGCTGACACCAGAGCAACAAGAAAAATTTACCGCGCTTAAGCAAGAAAGGAGAAAAGTGCGAAAAATGGCTAAGCGTAAAGCTAGAATCGAAATGAAGCTACGCCGTAAACTTTCCTGTCATGATACCGGCGATGCTATTTGCAGGTGCTGCGCCTCATAA
- a CDS encoding cupin domain-containing protein: MNTITPSLVSNADDHHNINLAMTIVKRSDIPSITSVTVDGEEHNLGIVKDFRKDPVLASFLPEIPQRTSFSWVRLLKGETLAVHSHPTSSLIIVCDGEGYCTGDISGSLEAGAIVVVPPNCLHGFCGAGNNGFWALSIQTESLGLYENIASPRVSFDSEQHKDLNHIDLLMKAHEFFMQDYQKNDFFLLLKSDEIKNNIVLERFLDHLQYFSSRFQDILRCRVANAKQEIEIKLALDHLEEEKDHDTNFAKLRGNPELKNISQELIETANWFEESMKVLSESEKIVLMHFVLEGSGQLAHAKVSKVVQDMPVSAHFALHEEEDEEHFFMGVEALKTIPDLNIEKLLTILITGWSKLNQLCTAMAKGAYT; the protein is encoded by the coding sequence ATGAATACTATTACCCCCTCTCTAGTAAGTAATGCCGATGATCACCATAATATTAATCTGGCTATGACTATCGTCAAACGAAGTGATATTCCATCAATTACATCAGTAACCGTTGATGGAGAAGAACATAATCTAGGTATTGTTAAAGACTTTAGAAAAGATCCTGTCCTCGCTAGTTTTTTACCTGAAATTCCTCAGCGCACATCTTTCAGCTGGGTCAGGCTACTTAAAGGTGAAACCCTTGCTGTGCATTCTCATCCGACCAGTAGCTTGATTATCGTATGCGATGGCGAAGGCTACTGTACTGGCGATATAAGTGGCAGCCTTGAAGCAGGAGCGATTGTTGTCGTACCTCCCAATTGCTTACATGGCTTTTGTGGTGCGGGAAATAATGGTTTTTGGGCACTTTCGATCCAAACTGAAAGTCTTGGGCTATATGAAAATATCGCTTCTCCTCGCGTAAGTTTTGATAGTGAACAACATAAAGATCTTAATCACATCGACCTATTGATGAAAGCTCATGAGTTTTTCATGCAAGATTATCAAAAAAATGATTTTTTCTTACTACTGAAAAGTGATGAGATAAAAAACAACATAGTACTTGAAAGGTTTCTCGACCATCTACAATATTTTTCAAGCCGTTTTCAAGATATCCTTCGATGCCGGGTAGCTAATGCAAAACAAGAAATAGAGATCAAACTCGCTCTCGATCATCTTGAGGAAGAAAAAGATCATGACACCAACTTTGCAAAATTACGAGGTAACCCTGAACTAAAAAATATCAGCCAAGAGCTTATAGAGACGGCTAATTGGTTTGAAGAATCAATGAAAGTGTTATCTGAAAGTGAAAAGATAGTACTGATGCACTTTGTCTTAGAAGGCAGTGGCCAACTTGCGCATGCCAAAGTAAGTAAGGTCGTACAAGATATGCCCGTCAGTGCACATTTCGCACTACACGAAGAAGAAGATGAGGAACATTTTTTTATGGGTGTGGAGGCACTTAAGACTATACCAGATTTAAATATTGAGAAACTGTTAACGATATTAATCACAGGGTGGTCCAAGTTAAACCAACTATGCACTGCTATGGCCAAGGGCGCTTACACATAG
- a CDS encoding response regulator transcription factor, producing the protein MNTDPDTVFFVDDDTVLCELLGEFLSNEGFDVKFSHSGQDALNQLDAVGYAYDVMILDIMMPEMSGFDVLQRVRRSSQIPIIMLTGRGDDVDKIVGLEMGADDYLGKPCNPRELSARLKALLRRTKHNPEQVAATAPLANEISLHNITLNKGTLEVSLNGQKLSLTSAEFNLLQLLMQSAGQMLTKSELTERVLQRKLSAYDRSIDVHISRIRQKLIASGGAGEIIKSIRGVGYQMLAESHEHN; encoded by the coding sequence ATGAATACCGATCCCGATACAGTGTTTTTTGTCGATGACGATACTGTTCTGTGTGAATTGCTAGGCGAATTTTTAAGCAACGAAGGCTTCGATGTTAAATTTTCACATAGTGGGCAGGATGCTCTGAATCAGCTAGATGCCGTGGGCTACGCCTATGATGTCATGATTCTCGACATAATGATGCCGGAAATGTCAGGTTTTGACGTATTACAAAGAGTTAGGCGAAGCAGCCAGATTCCTATTATCATGCTTACAGGGCGCGGAGATGATGTCGATAAAATTGTCGGGCTAGAAATGGGAGCTGATGACTATCTCGGTAAGCCATGCAACCCACGAGAGCTATCGGCGCGCTTAAAAGCCTTATTACGCAGAACCAAGCATAATCCCGAACAAGTCGCAGCTACAGCCCCCCTTGCAAACGAAATCAGCTTACATAACATCACGTTAAATAAAGGCACACTAGAAGTATCCCTAAATGGCCAAAAATTATCGCTGACAAGTGCCGAGTTCAATTTACTTCAACTGCTTATGCAATCGGCCGGTCAAATGCTAACGAAAAGTGAACTTACCGAGCGTGTTTTGCAACGTAAGCTTAGCGCTTATGATCGCAGTATTGACGTACATATCAGCCGAATAAGACAGAAGTTAATTGCTAGCGGCGGTGCAGGTGAGATTATAAAATCCATCCGTGGTGTAGGCTATCAGATGCTGGCAGAGTCTCATGAACATAATTAA
- a CDS encoding YSC84-related protein yields the protein MLKHIMTKALISLFLFLGYVQVLHAGTNAYSDTINNFKKTTIGEKFFQSAYAYAVFPTIGKGGLIVGAAYGQGQLYKDGQVTGKVSMKQLSVGLQLGGQAYSQIVFIQDKRAYEEFISGNFEFGADASAIAVSARASASVGTTGSNASKSLHPSDSSQSSSTSYFKGMAVLTVGKGGLMYEASINGQKYSYKKQAVQG from the coding sequence ATGTTAAAGCACATCATGACTAAAGCTCTCATTTCATTGTTTCTTTTCCTTGGTTACGTGCAAGTATTACACGCAGGTACCAATGCCTACAGCGATACCATTAATAACTTTAAAAAGACCACTATCGGTGAAAAATTTTTCCAGTCTGCTTACGCTTATGCAGTGTTTCCAACAATAGGTAAAGGTGGTCTTATTGTTGGTGCAGCCTACGGTCAAGGCCAACTATACAAAGACGGCCAGGTAACCGGCAAAGTTTCCATGAAACAACTATCGGTGGGTCTTCAGTTGGGAGGCCAGGCCTATTCTCAAATAGTTTTTATCCAAGATAAACGTGCTTATGAAGAGTTTATATCAGGCAATTTTGAGTTCGGAGCTGATGCCTCTGCCATTGCAGTTAGCGCAAGAGCAAGTGCTTCTGTCGGCACCACAGGAAGCAACGCAAGCAAAAGCTTACATCCCTCTGATTCGTCTCAATCCTCATCAACGTCTTACTTTAAAGGCATGGCGGTATTAACTGTCGGAAAAGGCGGTTTAATGTATGAGGCAAGCATTAATGGCCAAAAATATAGTTACAAAAAACAGGCTGTGCAAGGTTAA
- a CDS encoding cupin domain-containing protein, with amino-acid sequence MLEKAEICNTHINNMLSNINIIDRDDMHGLSSMYLEGEDRNLGIVKNFKDNQELAKYIPKDLSISWTHLNSQETLDTHRHPIASLVIAVEGNGRSKGDSEIKFKGGDAIVIPAWNEHGFTGAAPDGFWALSIQFHHIAIFENAIDPLTVFNDDETILPSLSERQLQCISATEISDKKNHAKATFKSNKTLQDILPDNTDFCWHEVDSIKNLKAPKKDSKRLIMVCSGQGSINFSTTSLATDINIKSGYAFWQHHDMVFSNNQHTPLTILTLEVKN; translated from the coding sequence ATGCTAGAAAAAGCAGAAATATGTAACACACATATAAATAACATGTTAAGCAATATCAACATCATAGATAGAGATGATATGCATGGACTGTCATCGATGTATCTAGAAGGCGAAGATAGAAACTTAGGTATTGTTAAAAATTTTAAAGATAATCAAGAACTTGCTAAGTATATACCAAAGGATTTATCAATAAGTTGGACGCATTTAAATTCACAAGAAACTCTAGATACTCACAGACACCCTATTGCGAGCTTGGTTATTGCAGTTGAGGGAAATGGTCGATCTAAAGGCGACAGTGAAATAAAATTCAAAGGTGGGGATGCTATTGTTATTCCTGCATGGAATGAACACGGATTTACAGGTGCAGCTCCTGATGGATTTTGGGCTCTCTCAATACAGTTTCACCACATTGCAATATTCGAAAATGCCATTGATCCCCTCACCGTTTTTAATGATGATGAAACGATACTACCTTCTCTGTCTGAACGGCAGCTTCAATGCATAAGCGCTACGGAAATATCGGATAAAAAAAACCACGCAAAAGCTACATTTAAGTCGAATAAAACCTTACAAGATATACTGCCAGATAATACTGATTTTTGTTGGCATGAAGTTGATAGCATAAAAAACTTAAAAGCCCCCAAAAAAGATTCAAAGCGTTTAATTATGGTGTGTTCTGGTCAAGGCAGTATTAATTTTAGTACAACATCATTAGCGACTGATATAAATATTAAATCTGGTTATGCATTCTGGCAACACCACGATATGGTTTTTTCCAATAACCAACACACTCCTCTAACAATATTAACACTTGAAGTTAAAAACTAA